In the Streptomyces coeruleoprunus genome, GGGCGCCGACCGCGAGGCCACCTCTCTCGCCGCCGCCAGGGCCGAACTCGCCGCGGCCCTCGCGTCCGGCGACCCGCGCCGCATCGCCGTGGCCCGCGCCAACCTGGAGCGGCTCGTCGCCGCCGGCCGCGCGGGCGGCTTCGAGACCTACACCCAGACGCTCGGCGCCCTGCGCCGCCGTCTGACCACCGCCCAACAGCTCCGGACGCACCGCGCGCAGCGTGCCCCCATCTCGGAGCTGTCCGACGACGAGGTGCTGCTCGACATCCAGCTCCTGCGCACCGGCCAGTCCGTCGAGGACTGCGTCGCCGTGACCCAGCGGCAGCTCACCCAGTTCGCCGGCGAGAACGACGAGCATGCGACCTGGGTCGGGCAGCAGCACGCCCGGTTCACGCCGGTCGGCGGCATCACCGAGTTCCGTCCGCGTCTCGCCCTCGCCAGCGAGGAGAACGGCCAGGTCACCGAGGTCCGCACGATGCTCGGCGAACTCGCCGGGTCCCGCGAGGGCGCACGCCGGTGGGCCCTGGTCGACATCACCTCCCCGGGCAGCCGCGACATCTACGTCGGGCGCGGCTCCCCGTCCGGCCACGCCGGGCAGGTCGCCGCCATCCGCGACGCCTTCCGTGTCTTCGCCGAGAACTCCGGGTACGGCCGCGGCACGCTCGCCATCCGGCTGCCCGCCGAGCTCGGCACCGCGCTCGGCGCCCCCGTCCCGATCGAGCCCGCGATGCGTTCCGCCCCCGGCTCCCGCGCCCGGGCCATGCAGCGGCTGCGCGACCTCGCCACCGTCGCCGAGATCGCCGCGATCTTCGCCACGGGAGGCCTCGGGGTCGCCATCGGCGCGGTCGGCGGGATCGCGGGCGCCATCACCGCCATCGACGCGCTGGCCCGGCGTGCCCGTACGGGACACACCTGGGAGATCGGCCTCGTCTTCGACGTCCTTGGTGTCGTAGGAGGTGTGGCCTCCACGCTGGGTGTCGGTACGTTCGTCGCCCGGGGCGTCGCGGAGAGCGGGCGCGCGGCCGGACGCCTGCCGAGCTGGATCAACCGCCTGGAGCGGACCGAGACGGCCCTCCACATCCACGGGGTCGTGGGCAACGTCCAGCAACTCATCACCATCCCCGTCCAGCTCGCCGTCGAATGGAACGAGATCGACCGCGCCGAGGGGCTGACCGAGGGCGAGCGTGACTCGCGGCGGGCCCGCGCCTTCCTCGGCGCGCTCCGGTCCGGGGCGATCACCGTCGTGTCCATGGGAGGCGGGCTCGCGCATCACGAGGAGGGGGCCCGGCCGCGCACCGGCGGCGAGGAACCGCCGCTGCCCGCGGGCACCGGCGCGCCGGAGGCACAGGCCCTGGCCGACGGCAGCGGACCGCCCCGTCCGCCGGTACGGGACGTCGGCGGCCCGCGCGCCGAGGGCGGCGCCGAAGCGGCCGGCACCACTCCAGTGGCAGGCGAGCGGGCAGCGGCCGGGGCGGAGGGCCCTGTCGGACCCGCCGTCACGGACCTGGTGGCTCAGGCCCGTTCCCTGGCCGAGCGCCGTCTCGCGGCGGCCCGGCGAGCCGCCTCCGAGGGCGGCGCCGAGCGGGCGACCGCCGAGCCCGCTCGTCCGCAAGAGGAGACCGTCGAGGCCCGGACGGCGGCCGGCACCACGCGGCCCACTCGGCCCGGGGATCCCGCCGCGCCGGACGTCAACACCGCCGAGCGCGACCTCGCCGTCCAGATCCTCGGCGTACGACTCGGGCAGACGCGTCCGCCCGGCCCGGTGGATCCCGCGGCCCCGCCGCCGCGACCTGGCCCGTTCGGCAGCCGTACCACCTCCGCCGAGCAGGCCGTCGCCACGTACGACCAGGCGGTCGCCGCCGGCCGCGGTGCCGAGGTCGGGCTGTTCTTCAACCCGAACACCGGGGAGTTCGCCGTCCAGATCGGAACCGAGTTCAGCGTCCGCTCCCCGGCCGGCGACGGCTGGCAGGCGCTCGTGCACCTGCACCCCAACCCGGAGAACATCATCGTCCTGCGGATGCCGGCGCCCGCCGACATCGCGCTGGCGGTCCGGGCGGCTCTGCGCAGCGGCAGCCACACCGAATTTGTCCAGTCCACCCGTCCCGACGGCTCCACGGGCATCACCCGGGTCACCGTGACCACGAACCCGATGCGGATCGTGGTCGAGATCCCGGCGGCGCCGGGAGAGCCCGCGCGCCGCATCGACGTTCCCACCCCCGAGGCCTACAGCCGCGAGTACGGCAGCGAGACCCGGCATCTCGACCCGGCGAGTCCCGCGTACGAGTGGGTGATGCGCGACCTCGACGACTTCTACCGGCAGCGGCGCGAGGACGACTGGACCGGGAGCGGCACGGCCGTCCCGGGCGACCCCGCCGCCCGGCAGCCGGGGGAACACACCGCCATGGGGACCGCCCCGCCCGAACGGGTCCCCTCACCGGCCGAGGCCGAGGCCACCGCGGAGATCGCCCGTCTGCGAGCGCGCCTGTACCGGTGGCGGAGCACCTCCGGCGGCGATCCCGCGGCCGCCTCCCTCATCGACACGCACCTCGCCGCCCTGCGCGACCTCGCCGCGGCCGCGCGCCGCGGGGAGAACGTCGAGGGCGCGCTGCACGGGATCCGTGAGGATCTCCCGGCCCAGCGCCGCCTCACGCGGCCGGTCGACGCCGGCCGGGTGACCGCGCTGGCGGCCCGGGCCCGGCGGGCGGCCGCCCGGACGCGCGATCCGGAGGCTGCGGCGGAACTCACCCGGATCGCCGGCGAGGCCGACCTGCTCGCCGCCCGGACGGCCGCCGAGCCCGGCTACGACGCCCGGACCGGCTACGACGTGCTGGACCGGCAGACCCGCCGCGCCACCCGGCGGGAGTACGAGGTGTACATCGACCTGCTCCAGCCCGCCGAACGGGCCCAGGTGACGTCCTGGTTCGAGGACCACCTCGCCCCTCTCCACAGCACACCGGTCGGCGTGCTGCTGGTCCGCGACATCATCCGGCACATCGAGACCGCGGACGCGCTGACGCTCACCCAGTCGCCCCGCAGCGCCGGCATCGACGTCGCCGGTACGGCGGCCATGCAACGCCAGGTACGCGAAGGCATCGCCGCCGGACGCTACAGCGCCGAGTACACCGCCCTGTTCGAGGCCGCCGCCCGCGACGCGGCGGCGCAGGGCTTCACCGACGGGTGGCCACGCACACCGGACGGGGTCGCCTGGCAGGTGGACCACGTGGGTGAGCTGTGGCTCGGCGGCGCCGACGACGCCTCCAACTACCTGGCCCTGCCGCCGGTGGTGCACAGCCTGAAGACCGCCATCCTCGGACAGTTCCGCCGTGAATTCCGCGGCCGGAGCATCGAAGGGGAAAGCCGGGACCTCCGCGAGACAGATGCCCCGGAACCGTGAACAGAGGAGGACTGATGCCCGATCAGAGATGTAGTAAGAGAGCGGAATTCGGGGGGCCGCCGTCTGCGGCGATCGTTGACAGTGCCCAGCCGCTTTGGAAAGCTTCCTGGGGACCGTCGGCGACCTGTGACTCGAGGCCTGAGACCGGCGTCGGGCCCGCTGTCTGCGCCCCATGGGAGGGCTGATGCCCGAGTTGCTCCATCCTGGCGTCTACGTTCTCGAAGCGCCCTCCGCAGCCAAACCGATCGAAGGCGTCAGCACGTCGACGGCCGGGTTCGTCGGGGTCGCGGACAAAGGACCTGTCCCCGGATTCCGGATGCCTTTCGGTGAGCCGCCACGCCCACCGCTCGTCACCAGTTTCACGGAATTCACGCGTATCTTCGGCGGATTCCGTCGCGACAGCCATCTCGCCTATGCCGTCCAGGCGTTCTTCGACAACGGCGGACGGCGCGCGTACATCGTCCGGGTCGTCGTCGACGACGACCCGGACGAGGGGTACGGCCCCGGCTCCGGCAACGCCGCGCTGGCATGCGTCGGCCTGCTCGACCGCGAGTCCTCGACGGTCAACCCGACCCTGGCCGTCGTGGCCCGCTCGCCCGGCGCCTGGGCGAACACCGTGGGCCTGGCCGTCACCGAGAGCACCGCGGACCCGCAGAACCTGTTCCGGCTCACCGTGTTCGACGGGGGAGTGCCGGTCGAGTCCTTCGACGGGCTCAGCATGGACCCGGCAAGCGACGGTTTCGTCGACACGGCGGTCAACAACGCCTCGCGCTTCGTCTACGTCAAGTCGGTCGTCCCGGACGGGGTCTCGTTCGCCGACGCCCGGCCCGCCGCCACCGCCGCGGCGCACGTCCTGACCTTCGCCGACGCGGATGGCGCGACCGCGTTCACCGTCTCGTCGAACGTCTCGCTCGGCGAACCGCTCAGCGTGCGGACCACCCGCTCCGCCGACGGCGGCCCTCCGACGTTCACGCTCCAGATCAGCCAGGCCGGCCGGGTCATCGAGAGCCACGACAACCTCTCCATGGACCGCGCCCTCGGCAACTTCGTCGAGCGCAAGGTGAACGCCGCCTCCCGCCATGTGCGCATCCGCGCCACCGAGCCGGTGCCGACCACCGACGCCGACCGGGCCCGCCCGGTCGACGCCATCCACGCCTTCGCCATGCCGGCGCTCCCCGCGGGGATCAGCTTCCCCGGCGGATCCGTCTCGGCGGGCCCCGGCAAGGACGGCAGGGTGCCGGCGCCGGGCGACCGGCACTTCGTCGGCAGGGCCGACCGGGGGTCGGGCCTGTACGCCTTCGACAGTGTCGACGACATCAACATCATCGCCGTCCCCGGCTCGGGCAACGACCTGACCGTGAGCGCGGGCATGGCGTACTGCCGCAACCGCCCGTTCCAGGACGCCTTCTTCGTCGCCGACGTCGGGGTGCTCACGCCCGAGGCCGCCCGGGTTCCCGGAGCCACACCCGACGTGCGGGGAAAGACAGCGGCCCGCGACTTCATCCGCTCCCTGTCCACGCCCAGCGACTACGGCGCGGCCTACTACCCGTGGCTGCGGGTGTCGGACCCGATCGGCAAGGGCCGCAAGCCCACCATCGCGGTGCCGCCGTCCGGGGCCATCGCCGGCCTGTACGCGCGGGTCGACAACAGCCGAGGCGTCTTCAAGGCACCGGCGGGCACCGAGACCGGTCTGGCCGGCGCGCTCGGCCTCTGCGACGACATCCAGGACGCCGACCAGGACATCCTCAACCCGATCGGCCTCAACGTCCTGCGCCGGTTCCCGGGGTACGGCGTCGTCTCCTGGGGCGCCCGCACTCTCGCCACCGACGCGGCCTGGCGCTACGTACCGGTCCGTCGCACGGCGATCTTCCTGCGGTCCAGCATCCGCCGGGGCATCCAGTGGGCGGTCTTCGAGCCGAACGACGAGCCGCTGTGGTCGCAGCTGCGGCTCAACGTCCGGGCGTTCATGCTCACGCAGTTCCGGGCCGGCGCCTTCCAGGGGGCCACACCGGCCGAGGCGTTCTTCGTCGCCTGTGACGCCACGACGACCACGCAGCAGGACATCGACAACGGCGTGGTCAACCTTCATGTGGGGTTCGCGCCGCTGAAGCCGGCCGAGTTCGTCGTGTTCACCCTCAGCCAGAAGGTCGACCAGTCGGCGGTGTGACCGCCGGCCGTGCCAAGGAAAGGCCGGACCCCTCATGCGTATGAGTGCGAGCACCAACCGATTCGACCCATACCGCAACTTCCGGTTCAAGATCAAATGGGACGGGGTCTACGTCGCCGGGCTGTCGAAGATGACCGGCCTGAAACGCTCGACCGAGATGACGGAATGGCGGGAGGCCGGCGAGAACATCGTCGCGCGCAAACTCCCCGGCAAGACGAAGTACGAAGCGGTGACCCTGGAAGCGGGCATCACCTACGACACGGCCTTCGAGGACTGGGCCAACCTCGTCAACGACTTCGCCAGCCACAGCCGTACCAACCTCGGCGACTTCCGCAAGAACGTCACCCTCGACATCTTCAACGAGGCCGGCGTCAAGGCCCTGTCCTACAACCTGTACCGCGCCTGGGTGGCCGACTACCAGGCCGTGCCGGACCTCGACGCCTCGGCGAACGCCGTCGCCATCACGACGGTGAAACTCGAGTACGAGTGGTTCGAGCGCGATGTCGCCGTCGTCGAAGCGGCGGGCCTCGGCCCCGCCCGGATCGGCTGACCGGACCGCCGTACATGAGGGAAACCCGTACCGGCGTGACGGCGGCCCGCCCGGCCGCCGTCACGCCGCCCGCCCACCACACCCACCGGCCGGTCACCCTGCTCGCCGGCCTCGTCACCGACGACGGCGATCTCGTCACGACCGCCTGGGTACGCCCCCTCGACGGCGAGGACGAGGAGTGGCTCACCGCCCAGCCCACCGCCCTCGCCGGTGCGGAGGTCGTCACCGGCCTGCTCACCCGTACCGTCGTACGCCTCGGTCCGTGGGCACCCCCACCGCCGGAGATGCTGCTCGACCTGGCGATCGCCGACCGCGACCTGTTGCTGCTGTCCGTCCGAACCTCCACGTACGGCCACCGTTTCGACGTCGTCCTGTCGTGCTCGTCGTGTGCGCAGCCCATGGATGTCTCGTTCGCCGCGGCCGACATCCCCACCCACGCGCGCCGGACTCCGCCGACGCCCCTGGTCCACGAACTGCCCGACGGCCGAGGCGGCGCGATCAGAGTCACCCTGCGGCCGCCGAGGGGACGGGACCAGGAGGCCGTCGCCCTCGCGCGTACGGCAGGCGACCCCACCGAGCCGGTCGAACTGCTGCTCCAGCGATGTCTGGTGGGCGTCGGCGACGGGCCGGGCGGAGCGGAGGGCTGGGGCCGGCTACCGGCACGGAGCCGCGACGCCCTCGCGGCCGCGGTGGACGAGGCGAGCGCCAAAGTGGAGCTCGCGATGGACCTCACCTGCCCTGAGTGCGGGGTCGACTTCGAGGCCGACCTCGACCTCGCCGGGTACGTTCTGGACGAGTTCGTCGTCCCCGCCGGCACCGTGCTGCGCGAGGTACACCTGCTCGCGAGCGCCTATCACTGGAGCGAACACGCCATCATGAGCCTGCCCAGCCCGCGCCGGCGCGCCCTCGCCGCCCTTGTCGCACAGGATCTGCGCCGGGCACAGGAGCACGGGTGAGCGGCTATCTTAAGCGGTCGGCGACCGCGGGCGCCCGCTCCTGGCGGACCGCACCGGAGATGCGCCAGAGCGCCGCGGCCCGCGTCGCCCGCTCCGGGGGCGTCGGAGCCGCGGCCCTCCCCGACGGTGATCCGGCGGCGGGGACGGACCGAACCGAGCGGGCCGACGGTCCGCAGGCCGACGGGGCCCGCCTGCCGGGTGCCCGGAGCGCACGGCCCGTCGCGGCCGGCGGCCGTGCCCAGCGCGAGAGGGGCGGTCCCCGCGAAAGCGCCCCCCAAGGCAGGGCGTACACGGACGCCTCCCGCCCCACCACCGCCTCCGAAGGCCCTGAAGGTCCCGAGGTCTTCGGCGCCTCCGACGGCTCGGGCAGCTCTGCCGGCACCGACCACGGCCGCGACGGCAGCACGCGCCCGTCCCCTTCCGGCGCCCCTTCCGACGGGCCGCGCCGCGACGCCGAGGCGCCCGCGGCCCGCGCCGCACACCGGCGACGGGCCGGACGGCCACCCGAGCAGCCCATGACGCCGCCACCGCCACCGGATACGCCCGCCGAGCCACCGCGGCCCGCGCCGGCACGTCCGACGGGCCCCGTGCTCCATGGCCCGGACCGGCCATCCCTCGCGTGGCCGTCCGGCCACAGCGCCGTGCCCTCGGCGCCCGCCGTACCGCCCTCTCCGGCCGAGGGCACGGGCGGTCCCGAGGGCTCCGCCCCCGGCGGCCGGTCCACCGGCACACCGGGACCCCGGCCCGCCGCGGCCGGCCCGCCGCCCCACTGGGGCCCCGTTCCTCCGGCAGAGCACCCGACCCGTACCGGGCCGTCCCCGGCCGGACCGACCCCCGTACCCCTTTCCGTACGCCGCGTCGCCGACGGCACCTCCGTCGGCGGCCGGGAGTCCTCCCTCGATGACGGAACGGCCCGCACCGTGCACGCCGGCGGGCACGACGGACCCGCCGTCACGGCCACGGGACGCGGCGGATCGCCTGAGCGGCCGACCGGGCGCGCGGAGTCGGACGTGCCCGTTCCCGACGGCACCGCGCTCGGCCCCGCACAGGCGCTTCCCGGCGCCGGTGGCCTGGCGGACGATTCCGCCGTGCCGCCGGCCGGCGGCGCCCGGCAGGCGCCGCGTGTGACCGTGGCCATCGGGCGGATCGAGTTGACGGTCGTCCAGCGCCCGGCGGCTCAGGCGGCCCCGCCCGGGGCGGCCTCCGCACGCGGAGACGGCGGCCGGGACCGCGAGCCCCGTCCCGCGCTCGGGATGTCCCCGTTCGACCGGGCCCGGTTGGGCCGCTGACATGAGTGCCCAGGCCATCGCCGCCGCCACCAAGGCACTGCGCGCCTACCTGAAGTCCTCGCTGTCGCCCGGCCGTTCGGTCACCCTGTTGCCTCCGGGCGAGGACCCGCCCCTCACCGGCAGCGGAGTCAACCTGTACCTGTACCGAGTCGGCGAGAGCCCCCACCTGAGGAACCAGGCCTATCCGGGAAACCGCGCCGGGGCACCGGCCCGCGACGTACCCGTCCTCTCCCTGGAACTGTCGTACCTGCTCACGCCGTTCGGACCCACCCCCGGCTCGGACGACGAGACCGACGAGGCGCATGCCGCACTCGGCGAGGCGATGCTCGCCCTGCACGACGAGCCGATCCTGAACCAGGTGCACCGTCCGGGTTTCGACGCCGACACCGAACTGGCCGCGGCCCTGCGCGACTCCTTCGAGGACGTCCGCGTCCGGCTCGACGCCCTCTCGGTGGAGGACCTGTCGCGGATCTGGAGCACGATCGGCAAGCCCTACCGGCTCTCGGCCGCCTACCAGGTTTCGCTGGTACAGCTGCGCGGTGCCACCTCGGGATACGCCGTGCCGCCCGCCACCGCGCCTCAGATCACGCTGGGCACGCACGCGGCGCCGCAGCTCGCCGCTCTCGTACCCGCACGCGGGCCGGCGGCCACTCTGAGCGGCGGAGCGGTCGTCCCCGGACGTGTCCGCGTGGAGGGGGCGGGCCTGGCGGGGCCGGGCCGTACACCCGCCGTCACAGTCGCCGGCGTACCGGCGCGACTGATCGGCCCCCCGGCCGCTGACGTCTTCACCATGGAACTGCCCCGTACGCTGCCCGCCGGGCCGGAGGCCGAGGTGCGGGTCACCCTCGACGGCGGTCCGGGAAGCTCCGTGCTCGTGTTCCGCGTCGACCCCTGGGCCGCCGCGGCCACTCCGGTCCGTACGGCGCCGGGCGGCCCCACGACCGTCGTCGTCACCGGGACCGGCCTGGCCACCGCCGCGGAGATCATCGCCACCGACTCCACCGGCACCCCACGCTTCAGCGCCGCCGTCGACCCCACCGGCACGGACGACGGCACCGCGACGGCAGTCCTGCCCGCGGCCACACTCACCAATCTCGCCCCCGGCTCCACCCCCAACGGCCGCTATGACCTGCGTGTCCGCCTCGCCTCCGGGGCACTGACCAACCCGCGCCCGCTCCTGGTCGCCCCGATACTGACCCCGGTCACCGGCGCACCGGGCGGCTCGGAGTATGACCCCGCCGACCGCAGGCTCACCCTGCGGGGCGCCAGACTGGACGGCCACGACGTACGGCTGAGCGTCGACGCGGCGGAGTACTCGCTCGGCCCCCACACCGATCCGGCAACGGTCACCCACCAGTTCCCACGCCCCCTGCAGCCGGGTGAGCACACCGTCGCGGTGATCGTCGACGGCTTCCGCTCCGACTTCCTGCGGGTACGCGCATGACCGGCCGGTGGGACGGCCCGGGGGGCGCGCGAGGCGGGGTGGACGCCCCGCCCCGGGGTTTCGCCGACCACTGGGAGCACCTGCGAGCGGAGTTCGCGCTGCTCGACCATGCCCTGCGCGAGGTCGCCCGGCGCACCCGGCCCTCTCTCACCGACGGGCGCCGGCCCGGCCCGGTCGAGGACGACGCAGACGCAGACGCAGAAGCAGGCGCAGACGCAGAGGAGGCAGAGGCAGAGGCACACGCAGGTGCAGAAGCAGACGCCGACGCCGCGGACGATCCGCCCGGCGCCCTCGCCGAGCTGCGGGCCGCACTAGACCAGCGGGTGGCGGCTACACCGGCGTCGGTCCGGCTGCCGCTGGCCCGGCTGGTCGCCGCCGCCGGGCTCACCCCCTGGGAGGTGACGCTGGTCGTCCTCTGCCTCGGCGTCGAGCTCGACGGGCGTTACACCCGGCTCTGCGGCCTGCTCCAGGGGGATCACGCGTACAGCCGTCCCGGCACCCTGCTCGCGCTCGACCTGCTCGGGGGCGGGCTTCCCGAGCGGGCCGCCGGGCGCGCCGCCCTGGAACCGGGCGGCCCGCTGTTCGCAGCCGGCGTCCTGCACCTGCTCCAGGACCCGCGCGGGGGGCCGTCACACCTCCTCGGGCTCACCGACCGGGTACGGACCCTGCTGCTCGGCAACCCACGGGGACCGGAGCGGCCGTGGCTCCGCTTCATGGCACCGGGCCGGACGCCGGGCGACGCCGACGAACCCAGCGCTCTGAGGCCGGTCGTCGAGCAGCTCGCCCGCGCGGCCGACGGCCTGATGCACGACGGGGCCTGGGCGGCCGGCCCGGCCGGGACACGGCTCGTCGCCTGTCTGCACGGGGCAGCGCACGCCGAATTGTGCGACACCGCGCACCGGGTCGCGTCCCGCCTGGGGACAGGACTGGTGGTCCTCGACGCGGGAGCCGTCGACCGCACGGTGTCCACTCTGGCCGACGCGGTGCGGGAGGGGGTGCTGACAGCACGCCTGGAGCCGGCGCTGCTGCTCGTTCTGCTGCCGCTCTCGGGGGCTCCGGGAACGCCCGAGGCGGGAGAACGCCCGGACGCGGGCCTCGACGGGACGGTCCGCGAGCTGGCCGCCGTTCTCGACGGCAGCGGATGGCTCACCCTGGTCGCCGCGCCCCATCCGGTCGCCCCACCTGCCGGAACCCTCACCCCCTGGGTGAACCTGACCGTGCCGGAGGCCGACCCCGGCGACGTGGCCCGTCGCTGGTCCACCGAACTCGAGGCCGCAGGGATCGCCGTGGACCGCGCCGACGCCTCGTCCCTCGCCTCCCGCTTCCGGGTGGGCCCCGCGGGGATCGCCCGGATCGTCGCCCGCGCGTCGGCGACAGCGCGACTTCTCGGCCGGCCGGCGGATCTGCCTGTCGTGGAGGCGGTCGCCCGCGACGGGTCGGGCTCAGTCCTCGGCTCCACCGCCAGGCGCGTGCGGTCGGCGCAGACCTGGGACGACCTCGTGCTCCCCACCGAACAACAGCGCCAGCTCAGGGAACTGGCCGGTGCCGTCCGCAGCCGGGGCCGGGTGCTGTCGGAATGGGGCTTCGGTGCCCGCAGCCCGCGCGGTCGAGGCATCGCGGCACTCTTCAGCGGACCGCCGGGCACCGGCAAGACCCTCGCCGCCGAGATCATCGCCTCACAGCTGGGTCTGGACCTGTTCGCCGTCGACCTGGCCGCTGCGGTGAGCAAGTACATCGGGGAGACGGAGAAGAACCTCAGCCGTATCTTCGCCGCCGCGGCCGGCACCAACGGACTGCTCTTCTTCGACGAGGCGGACGCCCTCTTCGGCAAGCGCAGCGAAGTGAAGGACGCCCACGACCGCTACGCCAACATCGAGATCAGCTACCTGCTTGCCCGCATCGAGGCGCACGACGGCGTGGTCGTGCTCGCCACCAACCTGGAGCGTCACCTCGACGAGGCGTTCCTTCGGCGACTGGCCTTCTCGGTCAAGTTCCCCTTCCCGGGAGCGGCTGAGCGGGAGCGCATCTGGCGTGTCCAGATCCCGGCCGGTGCACCGATCGATCCCGACGTCGACTGGGCGCTGCTCGCCTCCTTCCCCCTGTCCGGGGGCAGCATCCGCGGTGCCGTCCTGCACGCGGCGTACCAGTCGGCGGCCGCCTCCCGCCCCATCGGCACGGTCAGCCTCCTCGCCGGGCTGCGCCGCGAACTGGAGAAGGTGGGCAGGGTGGCCGTCCCGAGCGATTTCGGCGCGCACTGGGCCGAAATCGCCCGGGGCGGCATCGACGAGGCCGCGTCGCCATGACAGCCGGCCTCGACCTGCGCATCGACCGTCTGACGCTCGACATCGACGTTCCCCTGGACCACCGCCACCGGATCGAGCCCATCACCCGCCGCGCCCTGGCCCTCTTCGAGGCCCTCGCCCCGGCCGCACTCGTACGCCTGGAAGCCCCCCGCTCGAGCGTGCGCCACGAGTCGGTCTCCGCGGGCGTACTGACGATCGACCTCACCCGCGACAGCGACGAGACCGTGGCCGAGCGGATCGCCCACGCCTGGCTCGAAAGCCTGCGGCTCACCATCGGCCCATAGAGCACGGCGAGTTCCCCGTCCGAGCCTGTACTGGAGTTGTGCTCTGCGTGAAGCCTGCCATGGGCTTGCTACAGCCTTTGAGAATGATCTCGTGGTGAGGCGTTCGCCCACCTCCGGGTCGGTGAGGCGAGGAAAGATTTGCGGGAGGAGGGCAGCCATGTTCCTCGTCCGACGGTTCGTCGCTCATCCACGCAGGGATCACCAGCCGCAATCCACGGCTGGACCGATTCAGCGTGGACCTCGGATCCGCGGAGCGGGTGTTCCTCATCGCCGCGTGGGGTCAAGGTGTGAATCTCACCAACGGCTCCACCAGCGACCTCGCTGAGCTCGCCGAAGCGGCCGCGGCCTGGCATGCAGGCGTCGCCCTCTCCGAACTACAGACCGCGGCACCATTCCTGGAAGTCAGCCCCCTCGCTCTGGCCCACGAACGCGGTCCTGAGTACGCCGTGGCAGAGAAGTGGAGTCGCTACCTGGCTCCGGACCCGTACGAGGACCTGGAAATGCTCCATGCAGCGCACGCGGAGCCCAGACTGAGAGCGCTCTTCCCCTTCACCAGCCACGGGGCCCTGATGTTCAGCAGATGCACCGGGTTCCCGTTCTCCCAGGACATCTCGGCGATTTATCCGCTCGGTGACCACCGCTATGCGGTCCATCACCGCGGCGAGCCATTCTCGCGCGAACCCGACTACACGGCCCAGGAAGCCGCAGCGGTGGTCGTCGCCCACATGCCGGAGACCTGGGGCCCGGCGGTCGCAGGGACCCAACACGACCTGCGTGACCGCGAGGGCCAGTGACCTCACAAGCGCCCCCAGCGAACGCTGAAGACTGGGGAACTAATACGAGCGGTCTGTCCATCCCCTGAGCACCGGGTGGGGATATTCAACGAGCCTCATCAACCTGCCAGGTCCTGACCGAACGGAGGAGAAGAACTGCTGCGCCATCGGCTCGAAGTACCGCACCCCGCGCGAGTTCGGCGCCTCGGCGGTCGAGTTGCATGCGGTGCGTCTACCACCCCCTTGCCGGCCTCGAGACGGATCTCCTCACGGCGCGCGGCGACGTGGGCCCGGACCATCTGGTAGGAGACGTCGACGGCTTCATGCGCGTCCAGCAGCCGGTCGTAGATCCGCTTGACCGTGTGGCGATGCTTCCGCGGCACGGTCAGGTCCGCCTTCAGGATGGCGTCGATCACCGGCCCGTAGAGGTTAGGCGCGTTGCCCATGGCCTCATCCTCTTGCGCGGCTCCGGCAGGGTTGAGATCTGAGCCCTCCGCTTCGGGACCATGGTCGTGCTCCGCACGAAAACAAGGGGGCGCTGCCGAAAGCAACCGTTGGCCCTACGATCCCGCCCACGTCGATCACACCTGCTATACCCGTCCCACAGGGGCGCGGCGGCGCCGTCCTGAGCACCGAGCAGGAGGGGCCGGTCCTGGAACGCCCCGGCGAAGAACTGACGATCCCCGCCGAGGCGGAGCGTCACGATCGAG is a window encoding:
- a CDS encoding eCIS core domain-containing protein, with product MSGGRAPRASEAAPPVRPARVEAVASLLRAAPRGADTEAAERHADAVAEVLLPVIEDALLRGPQAAGPGPAAPSSAARERATAGGLDRGPAPPAGRPATPEAALGTATPGEPLAPALREAAGHALGVDLEPVRLHRGAAAAGTAAALGARAYAFGAHVVLGPDWGGTGTASGRRLLAHELAHVAVQAHQGEARVQHDLHGASQQRAPFDPIDTGADPAAFIAVLPTLFTGLRSVVLDAEAVARGVSPKVLQPSECFLFVENYIVVVRPDGSVRDLFEQDTSHPTMLDAPVVFLREHRTGLVWFLGLRGDHLAIQSFRRYTGVPEPGRRAGDSVLVAYMPGVLVPPELARSLSRRARGASGTEAEAPGWARDAAARQRRRRSGGAGATAGGPGAGARGEGAGGGGAADRSTGTGSEGTGPGTDPGTASGAGPGAAAQGAGAPPRAPGVLRGPAVYRAGVSRTGTPQLAITIDRATTTIPLREGESPAALDRRVDAAERALQESRDPSARQSIADGARTTGFTPPPAGSAAAVVPPQEARAQARASGAATTPGERVPGGRTGANAPAYPSQITMAGIEPEEPAISTAGATNRFTMALDYAARSLGFQDEVFNRMQTVQFYWEIIDVTGLTREQARSRSRTTAVGGGEAQTGLSALGTNLSRDAAAVAEDQQRDLEMMSEEDWPWQARASYLMVIGLSNTVRLLGSVIGSFIDAVTQPLNERSIGFDREGDFLVRCVATPQWSDEAAADPEHHVLRASSIAVKPVRISSLGTRAAEGADREATSLAAARAELAAALASGDPRRIAVARANLERLVAAGRAGGFETYTQTLGALRRRLTTAQQLRTHRAQRAPISELSDDEVLLDIQLLRTGQSVEDCVAVTQRQLTQFAGENDEHATWVGQQHARFTPVGGITEFRPRLALASEENGQVTEVRTMLGELAGSREGARRWALVDITSPGSRDIYVGRGSPSGHAGQVAAIRDAFRVFAENSGYGRGTLAIRLPAELGTALGAPVPIEPAMRSAPGSRARAMQRLRDLATVAEIAAIFATGGLGVAIGAVGGIAGAITAIDALARRARTGHTWEIGLVFDVLGVVGGVASTLGVGTFVARGVAESGRAAGRLPSWINRLERTETALHIHGVVGNVQQLITIPVQLAVEWNEIDRAEGLTEGERDSRRARAFLGALRSGAITVVSMGGGLAHHEEGARPRTGGEEPPLPAGTGAPEAQALADGSGPPRPPVRDVGGPRAEGGAEAAGTTPVAGERAAAGAEGPVGPAVTDLVAQARSLAERRLAAARRAASEGGAERATAEPARPQEETVEARTAAGTTRPTRPGDPAAPDVNTAERDLAVQILGVRLGQTRPPGPVDPAAPPPRPGPFGSRTTSAEQAVATYDQAVAAGRGAEVGLFFNPNTGEFAVQIGTEFSVRSPAGDGWQALVHLHPNPENIIVLRMPAPADIALAVRAALRSGSHTEFVQSTRPDGSTGITRVTVTTNPMRIVVEIPAAPGEPARRIDVPTPEAYSREYGSETRHLDPASPAYEWVMRDLDDFYRQRREDDWTGSGTAVPGDPAARQPGEHTAMGTAPPERVPSPAEAEATAEIARLRARLYRWRSTSGGDPAAASLIDTHLAALRDLAAAARRGENVEGALHGIREDLPAQRRLTRPVDAGRVTALAARARRAAARTRDPEAAAELTRIAGEADLLAARTAAEPGYDARTGYDVLDRQTRRATRREYEVYIDLLQPAERAQVTSWFEDHLAPLHSTPVGVLLVRDIIRHIETADALTLTQSPRSAGIDVAGTAAMQRQVREGIAAGRYSAEYTALFEAAARDAAAQGFTDGWPRTPDGVAWQVDHVGELWLGGADDASNYLALPPVVHSLKTAILGQFRREFRGRSIEGESRDLRETDAPEP